CGGCAGAAAACTGTCGACCGGCCCCGGCCGCATGTCGTAGCGTGAACGCTCGTACCAGCCCTTCGAGGCCTTCAGGTCGGCGAGACCTGTCCCTTATGTTCGTAGGAACACTCACGTTCGACCTGCTTCTCGGCGACGTCCACTCGCTCAAGGAGAAGCGTTCGATCGTCCGGCCCATCGTGGCCGAACTGCAGCGCAAGTACAGCGTCTGCGCGGCGGAGACCGGCAACCAGGAGCTGCACCGACGGGCCGAGATCGGCCTGGCGGTGGTCTCCGGGGAAGCCGCCTTCGTGGCGGAGGTGCTGGACAGCTGCGAACGGCTGGTCTCGGGCAGGCCCGAGGTCCAGCTGCTGGCCGCCCGCAGGCGGCTGCACGACGACGAGGACGAGTAGCCGCTCCGTCGGACGGCGACGGTGTCGAAGGGCACCGTCGCCGCGTAGGACAATCAGACATGGCATCCCTAGGTGGATGCGTCCGGGTACTGTGCCTCCCGGGGGACGCCCCCCGGACTCCGTGAGTGCACAAGGCCGGGAGACCGATGGGCGCCCTGGTGTCGATGACACGCAGGGCCCACAGCACGAGGAGGACCAGTGACCGACACCGCGAGGGCGCGCAAGCTCGCAGACCGCATCCGGGTGGTCGTCGCGGAGACCCTGGAGCGGCGGATCAAGGACCCGCGCCTGGGCTTCGTGACCATCACCGACACCCGGGTGACCGGTGACCTGCGCGAGGCCACCGTCTTCTACACGGTCTACGGCGACGAGACCGAGCGGGCCGCCACGGCAGCCGCGCTGGAGAGCGCCAAGGGCATCCTGCGGACCGAGGTCGGACGACAGACCGGGGTGCGCTTCACGCCCTCCCTGACCTTCGTCGCCGA
The Streptacidiphilus albus JL83 genome window above contains:
- a CDS encoding DUF503 domain-containing protein; its protein translation is MFVGTLTFDLLLGDVHSLKEKRSIVRPIVAELQRKYSVCAAETGNQELHRRAEIGLAVVSGEAAFVAEVLDSCERLVSGRPEVQLLAARRRLHDDEDE
- the rbfA gene encoding 30S ribosome-binding factor RbfA gives rise to the protein MTDTARARKLADRIRVVVAETLERRIKDPRLGFVTITDTRVTGDLREATVFYTVYGDETERAATAAALESAKGILRTEVGRQTGVRFTPSLTFVADAIPDTARHLDDLLVKARQADAEVRSVAVGKSYAGDADPYRKPDEDDDLDADLDDDLDEDE